A part of Micromonospora chersina genomic DNA contains:
- the purE gene encoding 5-(carboxyamino)imidazole ribonucleotide mutase, protein MSTVGLIMGSDSDWPTMRAAAEVLDEFGVPYEVGVVSAHRTPVKMIEYGRSAADRGVKVIIAGAGGAAHLPGMVASVTPLPVIGVPVPLKYLDGMDSLLSIVQMPAGVPVATVSIGNARNAGLLAVRILGASDPALRDRMAAYQASLEDLVAEKEATLRASIG, encoded by the coding sequence ATGAGCACCGTCGGGCTGATCATGGGCAGCGACTCGGACTGGCCCACCATGCGGGCCGCCGCCGAGGTGCTCGACGAGTTCGGGGTGCCCTACGAGGTCGGCGTGGTGTCGGCGCACCGCACCCCGGTCAAGATGATCGAGTACGGCCGGTCGGCCGCCGACCGCGGCGTCAAGGTGATCATCGCCGGGGCGGGCGGCGCGGCGCACCTGCCGGGCATGGTCGCCTCGGTGACGCCGCTGCCGGTGATCGGCGTGCCGGTGCCGCTGAAGTATCTCGACGGCATGGACTCGCTGCTCTCCATCGTGCAGATGCCGGCCGGCGTGCCGGTGGCCACGGTGTCGATCGGCAACGCCCGCAACGCGGGGCTGCTCGCCGTGCGCATCCTGGGCGCCTCCGACCCGGCGCTGCGCGACCGGATGGCCGCCTACCAGGCCAGCCTGGAGGACCTGGTGGCCGAGAAGGAAGCCACCCTCCGCGCCTCAATCGGCTGA
- a CDS encoding 5-(carboxyamino)imidazole ribonucleotide synthase, producing the protein MDSRTGLPVVGMVGGGQLARMTHQAAIALGQSLRVLALAPDDGAALVAADVQYGDHTDLAALRTFAKGCDVVTFDHEHVPNAHIRTLAEEGVKLFPPAEALVHAQDKRVMRERLGELGAPNPAWRPVEAPADLVAFGTETGWPVVLKAARGGYDGRGVWMVDDAIAAAELATTLLAGGTPLIVEERVALRRELAVQVARSPFGQVAAYPVVETVQRDGICVEVLAPAPDLPEERAVAAQQLAIDLATALGVVGLLAVELFETPTGLVVNELAMRPHNSGHWTIEGARTSQFEQHLRAVLDYPMGDTSLTAPVVVMANVLGGEPGGMSIDERLHHLFAAEPGAKVHLYGKQVRPGRKIGHVTVLGDDLDDVRARAARAARWLREGHE; encoded by the coding sequence ATGGATTCCCGTACCGGACTGCCTGTCGTCGGAATGGTGGGCGGTGGCCAGCTGGCCCGGATGACCCACCAGGCCGCCATCGCCCTCGGCCAGTCGCTGCGCGTGCTCGCGCTCGCCCCGGACGACGGCGCCGCCCTGGTCGCCGCCGACGTCCAGTACGGCGACCACACCGACCTGGCCGCCCTGCGCACCTTCGCCAAGGGCTGCGACGTGGTCACCTTCGACCACGAGCACGTGCCCAACGCGCACATCCGCACCCTGGCCGAGGAGGGTGTGAAGCTCTTCCCGCCGGCCGAGGCGCTGGTGCACGCTCAGGACAAGCGGGTGATGCGCGAGCGGCTCGGTGAGCTGGGCGCGCCGAATCCGGCCTGGCGCCCGGTGGAGGCCCCGGCCGACCTGGTGGCGTTCGGCACGGAGACCGGCTGGCCGGTGGTGCTCAAGGCCGCCCGCGGCGGCTACGACGGCCGGGGCGTCTGGATGGTGGACGACGCCATCGCGGCCGCCGAGCTGGCCACCACCCTGCTGGCCGGCGGCACCCCGCTGATCGTCGAGGAGCGGGTGGCGCTGCGCCGGGAGCTGGCCGTGCAGGTGGCGCGCTCGCCGTTCGGGCAGGTCGCCGCGTACCCGGTGGTGGAGACGGTGCAGCGGGACGGCATCTGCGTCGAGGTGCTCGCCCCGGCGCCCGACCTGCCGGAGGAGCGGGCGGTGGCCGCGCAGCAGCTCGCCATCGACCTGGCCACCGCGCTCGGCGTGGTCGGCCTGCTCGCGGTGGAGCTGTTCGAGACCCCCACCGGGCTCGTGGTGAACGAGCTGGCCATGCGGCCGCACAACTCCGGGCACTGGACGATCGAGGGGGCGCGAACCTCCCAGTTCGAGCAGCACCTGCGGGCCGTGCTCGACTACCCGATGGGGGACACCTCGCTCACCGCGCCGGTCGTGGTGATGGCCAACGTGCTCGGCGGCGAGCCCGGTGGCATGTCGATCGACGAGCGGCTGCACCACCTCTTCGCCGCGGAGCCGGGGGCCAAGGTCCACCTCTACGGCAAGCAGGTGCGCCCGGGCCGCAAGATCGGGCACGTCACGGTGCTCGGCGACGACCTGGACGACGTACGGGCCCGGGCCGCGCGTGCGGCCCGCTGGCTGCGGGAAGGACACGAATGA
- a CDS encoding pyridoxine/pyridoxamine 5'-phosphate oxidase, giving the protein MTTRDLLRGLPVLAHDMPSFDPTDVPAEPTALFADWLAGAVAAGVDEPHAMTVATVDAGGAPDVRVLILKDLNVEGWHFATTATSAKGRQIAGNPLVALGFHWREQGRQVRVRGTARPADPAVSRRDFLARPEGSRIATLAGRQSAVLADRAELDRELAEVRARLAADPGLVAEGHTVYSVTPASVEFWQADRERRHVRLRYRRDADGWSRDLLWP; this is encoded by the coding sequence ATGACGACCCGCGATCTGCTCCGCGGCCTGCCGGTGCTCGCCCACGACATGCCGTCCTTCGACCCGACCGACGTACCGGCGGAACCCACCGCCCTCTTCGCCGACTGGCTCGCCGGAGCGGTCGCCGCCGGGGTGGACGAGCCGCACGCCATGACGGTCGCGACGGTCGACGCCGGCGGCGCGCCCGACGTGCGGGTACTGATCCTCAAGGACCTGAACGTCGAGGGCTGGCACTTCGCGACCACCGCCACCAGCGCCAAGGGGAGACAGATCGCCGGCAACCCCCTGGTCGCGCTCGGCTTCCACTGGCGGGAGCAGGGCCGGCAGGTCCGGGTGCGCGGCACCGCCCGGCCCGCCGACCCCGCCGTCTCCCGGCGGGACTTCCTGGCCCGGCCGGAGGGCTCGCGGATCGCGACCCTGGCCGGTCGGCAGAGCGCCGTCCTCGCCGACCGCGCCGAGCTGGACCGGGAGCTGGCCGAAGTGCGGGCCCGGCTGGCCGCCGATCCCGGTCTGGTCGCCGAGGGGCACACGGTCTACTCGGTGACGCCGGCGAGCGTCGAGTTCTGGCAGGCCGACCGGGAGCGCCGGCACGTCCGGCTGCGGTACCGGCGGGACGCCGACGGGTGGAGCCGCGACCTGCTCTGGCCGTGA
- a CDS encoding thioredoxin domain-containing protein — protein MNRLADATSPYLLQHADNPVDWWPWCDEAFAEAKRRDVPVLISVGYAACHWCHVMAHESFENEGVAQLMNDDFVCVKVDREERPDVDAVYMTATQAMTGQGGWPMTVFATPDGTPFFCGTYFPRANFVRLLGSVATAWRDQREAVLKQGAAVVEAIGGAQAVGGLTAPLTAELLDAAADQLATEYDETNGGFGGAPKFPPHMNLLFLLRHHQRTGSTRSLEIVRHTCEAMARGGLHDQLAGGFARYSVDGHWTVPHFEKMLYDNALLLRVYTQLWRLTGDRLARRVARDTARFLADELHRAGEGFASALDADTEGVEGLTYVWTPAQLVEVLGEEDGRFAADLFGVTEQGNFEGGTSVLRLARDVDDADPEVRARWQEVVGRLLAARDTRPQPARDDKVVAAWNGLAITAIAEFQQVAALYASPDDEDANLMEGVTIVSDGAMRDAAEHLAAVHVVDGRLRRVSRDKAVGEPAGVLEDYGCVAEAFCALHQLTGEGRWLTLAGQLLDVALARFAAPDGGFYDTADDAERLVTRPADPTDNATPAGRSAMVAALVAYAALTGHARYREAAEAALSTVAPIVARHARFTGYSATVGEALLSGPYEIAVVTDDPVGDPLLATALRHAPPGAVVVAGRADQPGVPLLADRPALGGRPTAYVCRGFVCDRPVTTVDDLVARLG, from the coding sequence GTGAACCGACTCGCCGACGCCACCTCGCCCTACCTGCTCCAGCACGCCGACAACCCGGTCGACTGGTGGCCCTGGTGTGACGAGGCGTTCGCGGAGGCGAAGCGGCGCGACGTGCCGGTGCTCATCTCGGTCGGCTACGCGGCCTGCCACTGGTGCCACGTGATGGCGCACGAGTCGTTCGAGAACGAGGGCGTCGCCCAGCTCATGAACGACGACTTCGTCTGCGTGAAGGTGGACCGGGAGGAACGGCCCGACGTCGACGCCGTCTACATGACCGCCACCCAGGCGATGACCGGGCAGGGCGGCTGGCCCATGACGGTGTTCGCCACCCCGGACGGCACCCCGTTCTTCTGCGGCACCTACTTCCCGCGGGCCAACTTCGTCCGGCTGCTCGGCTCGGTCGCCACCGCCTGGCGGGACCAGCGCGAGGCGGTGCTCAAGCAGGGCGCCGCCGTAGTCGAGGCGATCGGCGGCGCGCAGGCCGTGGGCGGCCTGACCGCCCCGCTCACCGCCGAGCTGCTGGACGCCGCCGCCGACCAGCTCGCCACGGAGTACGACGAGACGAACGGCGGCTTCGGCGGCGCCCCGAAGTTCCCGCCGCACATGAACCTGCTCTTCCTGCTCCGGCACCACCAGCGCACCGGCTCGACCCGGAGCCTGGAGATCGTCCGGCACACCTGCGAGGCGATGGCCCGCGGCGGCCTGCACGACCAGCTCGCCGGCGGCTTCGCCCGCTACTCGGTGGACGGACACTGGACGGTGCCGCACTTCGAGAAGATGCTCTACGACAACGCCCTGCTGCTGCGGGTCTACACCCAGCTCTGGCGGCTCACCGGGGACCGGCTGGCCCGGCGGGTGGCCCGCGACACGGCCCGCTTCCTCGCCGACGAGCTGCACCGGGCCGGCGAGGGATTCGCGTCGGCGCTGGACGCCGACACCGAGGGCGTCGAGGGCCTCACCTACGTCTGGACCCCGGCCCAGCTCGTCGAGGTGCTGGGCGAGGAGGACGGCCGGTTCGCCGCCGACCTGTTCGGCGTGACCGAGCAGGGCAACTTCGAGGGCGGCACGAGCGTGCTCCGGCTGGCCCGCGACGTGGACGACGCCGACCCGGAGGTCCGCGCCCGCTGGCAGGAGGTGGTCGGACGGCTGCTCGCCGCCCGGGACACCCGCCCCCAGCCCGCCCGCGATGACAAGGTGGTGGCCGCCTGGAACGGTCTCGCCATCACCGCGATCGCCGAGTTCCAGCAGGTCGCGGCGCTCTACGCGTCCCCCGACGACGAGGACGCCAACCTCATGGAGGGCGTCACCATCGTGTCCGACGGGGCGATGCGGGACGCGGCCGAGCACCTGGCGGCCGTGCACGTGGTGGACGGCCGGCTGCGCCGCGTCTCCCGGGACAAGGCCGTCGGCGAGCCGGCCGGCGTGCTGGAGGACTACGGCTGCGTGGCCGAGGCGTTCTGCGCGCTGCACCAGCTCACCGGCGAGGGGCGCTGGCTGACCCTGGCCGGTCAGCTCCTCGACGTGGCGCTGGCCCGGTTCGCCGCACCGGACGGCGGCTTCTACGACACCGCCGACGACGCCGAGCGCCTGGTCACCCGGCCGGCCGACCCGACCGACAACGCCACCCCGGCCGGCCGCTCGGCGATGGTCGCGGCGCTCGTCGCGTACGCGGCCCTGACGGGTCACGCCCGCTACCGGGAGGCGGCCGAGGCGGCGCTGTCGACGGTCGCGCCGATCGTCGCTCGGCACGCCCGGTTCACCGGCTACTCGGCCACGGTCGGCGAGGCGCTGCTCTCCGGGCCGTACGAGATCGCGGTGGTCACCGACGACCCGGTGGGCGACCCGCTGCTGGCCACCGCGCTCCGGCACGCCCCGCCCGGGGCCGTGGTGGTGGCGGGCCGCGCCGACCAGCCCGGTGTGCCGCTGCTGGCCGACCGTCCGGCGCTGGGCGGGCGGCCCACCGCGTACGTCTGCCGTGGGTTCGTCTGCGACCGGCCGGTCACCACCGTCGATGATCTGGTCGCCCGGCTCGGCTGA
- a CDS encoding phosphatidylinositol-specific phospholipase C domain-containing protein yields MRRLPTLLALAALAGSVLAPGTASADVPPETRFSATTGVGIHNAYERGTYPYLAQALDARPGLIELDVWPDVLTRQWRVSHSNPLGNDNNCVAATSAAQLYTGTRNRNLEHCLDDIRLWLGAHPDAGPLVLKLELKTGFSGRTGQGPAQLDAVLAARLGDRVFRPADLLGGHAGLDAAARADAWPSRAQLAGRVIVELIPGTVEEGNPTDMLWTDVEYARHLAGLAAAGTLGTARAFPAVHRAQAGDPRIRYADASLRQWFVLFDGDATAYVTGGIDTAWYDANHYLLVMTDAQNVPPAVGTGDAGAAAARVAELARKHASIASADWATLPSVLDDVLPRG; encoded by the coding sequence ATGCGCAGACTCCCCACCCTGCTCGCCCTCGCCGCCCTCGCCGGATCCGTGCTGGCCCCCGGCACCGCGTCGGCCGACGTCCCGCCGGAGACCCGCTTCTCCGCCACCACCGGCGTCGGGATCCACAACGCGTACGAGCGCGGCACCTACCCCTACCTGGCCCAGGCGCTCGACGCCCGGCCCGGGCTCATCGAGCTGGACGTCTGGCCGGACGTGCTGACCCGGCAGTGGCGGGTCAGCCACTCCAACCCGCTCGGCAACGACAACAACTGCGTGGCCGCAACGAGCGCCGCCCAGCTCTACACCGGCACCCGGAACCGGAACCTGGAGCACTGCCTGGACGACATCCGGCTCTGGCTGGGCGCGCACCCCGACGCCGGCCCGCTGGTGCTCAAGCTGGAGCTGAAGACGGGCTTCAGCGGCCGTACCGGGCAGGGGCCGGCTCAGCTCGACGCGGTGCTGGCCGCCCGGCTCGGCGACCGGGTGTTCCGCCCGGCCGACCTGCTCGGCGGTCACGCCGGCCTGGACGCCGCCGCGCGCGCCGACGCCTGGCCCAGCCGCGCCCAGCTCGCCGGCCGGGTGATCGTCGAGCTGATCCCTGGCACGGTCGAGGAGGGCAACCCGACCGACATGCTCTGGACCGACGTCGAGTACGCCCGCCACCTGGCCGGCCTCGCGGCGGCCGGCACGCTGGGCACGGCCCGCGCCTTCCCGGCCGTGCACCGGGCGCAGGCCGGCGACCCGCGCATCCGGTACGCCGACGCGAGCCTGCGGCAGTGGTTCGTGCTCTTCGACGGCGACGCCACCGCGTACGTCACCGGCGGCATCGACACCGCCTGGTACGACGCCAACCACTACCTGCTGGTGATGACCGACGCGCAGAACGTCCCACCGGCGGTCGGCACTGGCGACGCCGGCGCGGCGGCGGCCCGGGTGGCCGAGCTGGCCCGGAAGCACGCCAGCATCGCCTCCGCCGACTGGGCGACCCTGCCCAGCGTCCTCGACGACGTGCTGCCCCGCGGCTGA
- a CDS encoding putative bifunctional diguanylate cyclase/phosphodiesterase, translating into MLLTAAVAVTALAAAVVGLTVPAHLPPDDPLPGFVRFGVAVVAFAVAQLARLRFRTASGMVSITWGEAALVVCLYLVPAGWLPAAALLGTGAAWTAMSLVTDRRPALELVRIAGSLTAATALAAAVASALGQPLLAAPTPELALALTAGAVAYLLTSAWLGGAGLALLHGIPIGPPLLAALRGKLLMFVGNVAVGLVVVTLLELDARWLLLLPPPLWLLQQTYRHRLRADQERRTWRAFAEATAALNQLDERGVATAAVTGALTLFGAELVEVDVARGDGRWRRYRADTGAQVRDREVEPPSATGSGEHELVRRLAVGSAEVGQLRVRFPRSAPPTARERDGVAAFGDALAAALHDAATHRELRLVTARSSYEAVHDQLTGLLNRAALLAKGDQALRQRAHDHPVALLLLDINQFKEVNDTLGHAAGDQLLRLAANRLATMTRPGDLLGRLGGDEFALLLTTVPVVDDRAAPLAYALRQAREIAERLAAPTEVAGVRMSVEVAVGVVVADAGTADLTELLRRADIAMYQAKEGGGSVAAYDSSRDAASTDHLALLAELREALEADDQLVLALQPAVDLATGAPTGVEALIRWRHPRRGWLGPADFIRPVENSEQLGSFTRYVLDKALAVAAGWAREGLDIPISVNLSARSLLDPRLPAEIGEALRRHQVPPHRLVLEITETVVMSELEVIDEVLATLRAMGVQLAVDDFGTGFSSLTFLTRIAVDELKVDRSFVIRMADSPEAAAIVRTTVGLAHELGLRVVAEGVETAEQRTALAELGCTAAQGYHFFKPMPADKIGAVLGSLRDTARGNVLPFRADGAS; encoded by the coding sequence CTGCTGCTGACCGCCGCCGTCGCCGTCACCGCCCTGGCGGCCGCCGTGGTCGGCCTGACCGTTCCCGCGCACCTGCCGCCGGACGACCCGCTGCCCGGATTCGTCCGGTTCGGCGTCGCCGTCGTCGCGTTCGCCGTGGCACAGCTCGCCCGGCTGCGCTTCCGCACCGCATCCGGCATGGTCAGCATCACCTGGGGCGAGGCGGCCCTCGTCGTCTGCCTCTACCTCGTGCCGGCCGGCTGGCTGCCGGCCGCGGCCCTGCTCGGCACGGGGGCCGCGTGGACCGCCATGTCCCTGGTCACCGACCGCCGGCCCGCATTGGAACTGGTCCGGATCGCCGGTTCGCTCACCGCCGCCACCGCGCTCGCCGCGGCGGTCGCCAGCGCGCTCGGCCAGCCGCTGCTCGCCGCGCCCACCCCGGAGCTGGCCCTCGCGCTCACCGCCGGCGCGGTGGCCTACCTGCTCACCAGCGCCTGGCTGGGCGGCGCCGGCCTCGCCCTGCTGCACGGCATCCCCATCGGCCCGCCGCTGCTCGCCGCGCTCCGCGGCAAGCTGCTCATGTTCGTGGGCAACGTGGCGGTCGGCCTGGTCGTGGTCACCCTGCTGGAGCTGGACGCGCGCTGGCTGCTGCTCCTGCCGCCGCCGCTCTGGCTGCTCCAGCAGACCTACCGGCACCGCCTCCGGGCCGACCAGGAGCGGCGCACCTGGCGGGCGTTCGCCGAGGCCACCGCCGCGCTCAACCAGCTCGACGAGCGGGGCGTGGCGACCGCCGCCGTGACCGGGGCGCTCACCCTGTTCGGCGCCGAGCTGGTCGAGGTGGACGTGGCCCGGGGCGACGGCCGCTGGCGCCGCTACCGGGCGGACACCGGCGCCCAGGTGCGCGACCGCGAGGTGGAACCCCCGTCGGCCACCGGGTCCGGCGAGCACGAGCTGGTCCGGCGGCTCGCCGTGGGCAGCGCCGAGGTCGGCCAGCTGCGGGTCCGGTTCCCCCGCTCCGCCCCGCCCACGGCCCGGGAACGGGACGGCGTCGCGGCGTTCGGCGACGCGCTGGCCGCCGCCCTGCACGACGCCGCGACCCACCGCGAGCTGCGGCTGGTCACCGCCCGCTCGTCGTACGAGGCCGTGCACGACCAGCTCACCGGGCTGCTCAACCGGGCCGCCCTGCTGGCCAAGGGCGACCAGGCGCTGCGGCAGCGCGCCCACGACCACCCGGTGGCGCTGCTGCTGCTCGACATCAACCAGTTCAAAGAGGTCAACGACACGCTGGGGCACGCGGCCGGCGACCAGCTGCTGCGGCTGGCCGCGAACCGGCTGGCCACCATGACCCGTCCGGGCGACCTGCTCGGCCGGCTCGGCGGCGACGAGTTCGCCCTGCTGCTCACCACGGTCCCGGTGGTCGACGACCGGGCGGCCCCGCTGGCGTACGCGCTGCGGCAGGCCCGGGAGATCGCCGAGCGGCTGGCCGCGCCGACCGAGGTGGCCGGGGTGCGCATGTCGGTCGAGGTGGCGGTGGGTGTGGTGGTCGCCGACGCGGGCACCGCCGACCTGACGGAGCTTCTGCGCCGGGCCGACATCGCCATGTACCAGGCGAAGGAGGGCGGCGGCAGCGTCGCCGCGTACGACAGCTCGCGCGACGCCGCGAGCACCGACCACCTGGCGCTGCTCGCGGAGCTGCGGGAGGCCCTGGAGGCCGACGACCAGCTCGTGCTGGCGTTGCAGCCGGCGGTGGACCTGGCCACCGGCGCCCCGACCGGGGTGGAGGCGCTGATCCGCTGGCGGCACCCGCGTCGGGGCTGGCTCGGCCCGGCGGACTTCATCCGCCCGGTGGAGAACAGCGAGCAGCTCGGCAGCTTCACCCGCTACGTGCTGGACAAGGCCCTGGCGGTGGCAGCCGGTTGGGCACGCGAGGGGCTGGACATCCCGATCTCGGTGAACCTGTCGGCGCGCAGCCTGCTCGACCCGCGGCTGCCGGCCGAGATCGGCGAGGCGCTGCGCCGGCACCAGGTGCCGCCGCACCGGCTGGTGCTGGAGATCACCGAGACGGTGGTGATGAGCGAGCTGGAGGTCATCGACGAGGTGCTGGCCACCCTGCGCGCCATGGGTGTGCAGCTCGCGGTCGACGACTTCGGCACCGGGTTCTCCTCGCTGACCTTCCTCACCCGGATCGCGGTGGACGAGTTGAAGGTGGACCGTTCCTTCGTGATCCGGATGGCCGACTCGCCGGAGGCCGCCGCGATCGTGCGTACCACCGTCGGGCTCGCGCACGAGCTGGGGCTGCGGGTGGTGGCCGAGGGCGTGGAGACCGCCGAGCAGCGGACCGCCCTGGCCGAGCTGGGCTGCACCGCCGCCCAGGGCTACCACTTCTTCAAGCCGATGCCGGCGGACAAGATCGGGGCGGTGCTGGGGTCGCTGCGGGACACCGCGCGCGGCAACGTCCTCCCGTTCCGCGCCGACGGCGCCTCCTGA
- the mca gene encoding mycothiol conjugate amidase Mca, which produces MAEQLRLMAVHAHPDDESSKGAATMAKYVAEGVDVLVVTCTGGERGSVLNPKMDRPDVWANIGDIRRAEMDAARAILGIEQAWLGFVDSGLPEGDPLPPLPDGCFALEEVDVAAAPLVRLMRQFRPHVVTTYDEEGGYPHPDHIMTHRVTVAAFEAAGDPDHHPELGEPWQPLKLYYDVGFSRAKIMALHEAMLAAGLESPYGEWMKRWEDRPDKGERITTRVECAEYFPVRDDALRAHATQIDPDGFWFQVPMDLQQRAWPTEDFQLARSMVDSPLPESDLFAGVRETCHAR; this is translated from the coding sequence GTGGCAGAGCAGCTGCGGCTCATGGCGGTGCACGCCCATCCCGACGACGAGTCGAGCAAGGGCGCCGCCACCATGGCGAAATACGTCGCCGAGGGGGTGGATGTCCTGGTCGTCACGTGCACGGGTGGCGAGCGGGGCAGCGTGCTCAACCCCAAGATGGACCGGCCCGACGTGTGGGCCAACATCGGCGACATCCGCCGCGCCGAGATGGACGCGGCCCGCGCCATCCTCGGCATCGAGCAGGCGTGGCTCGGTTTCGTCGACTCCGGCCTGCCCGAGGGTGACCCGCTGCCGCCGCTGCCGGACGGCTGCTTCGCGCTGGAGGAGGTCGACGTCGCGGCCGCCCCGCTGGTGCGGCTCATGCGCCAGTTCCGCCCGCACGTCGTCACCACGTACGACGAGGAGGGCGGCTACCCGCACCCCGACCACATCATGACCCACAGGGTGACAGTGGCCGCCTTCGAGGCCGCCGGCGACCCGGACCACCACCCGGAGCTGGGCGAGCCGTGGCAGCCGCTCAAGCTCTACTACGACGTGGGCTTCTCGCGCGCCAAGATCATGGCGCTGCACGAGGCGATGCTGGCCGCCGGCCTGGAGTCGCCGTACGGCGAGTGGATGAAGCGCTGGGAGGACCGCCCCGACAAGGGCGAGCGGATCACCACCCGGGTCGAGTGCGCCGAATACTTCCCGGTCCGCGACGACGCGCTGCGTGCCCACGCCACCCAGATCGACCCGGACGGGTTCTGGTTCCAGGTGCCGATGGACCTCCAGCAGCGCGCCTGGCCCACCGAGGACTTCCAGCTCGCCCGCTCGATGGTCGACAGCCCGCTGCCCGAGTCCGACCTCTTCGCCGGGGTGCGCGAGACGTGCCATGCCCGCTGA
- a CDS encoding DUF4307 domain-containing protein codes for MSETHATIAPGAPVFPPGRYGRRREPGRRRPLLLVLVGALLLALLGLLSVKLYGQYGDPDYRAEVITYTGITDSRVVVEFRVTVPEGGSATCLLRARSHDGAEVGHVETTVTAPPGERHVRTRQEVPTTARPFIGEVLRCRAAG; via the coding sequence GTGAGCGAGACGCACGCCACAATCGCACCGGGTGCACCGGTCTTCCCGCCCGGCCGCTACGGCCGCCGCCGGGAGCCGGGGCGCCGCCGTCCGCTCCTGCTCGTGCTGGTGGGGGCCCTCCTGCTCGCGCTCCTCGGGCTGCTCTCCGTGAAGCTCTACGGCCAGTACGGCGACCCGGACTACCGCGCCGAGGTGATCACCTACACGGGAATCACCGACTCGCGCGTCGTGGTCGAGTTCCGGGTCACCGTCCCCGAGGGCGGCTCGGCGACCTGCCTGCTGCGGGCGCGCTCCCACGACGGCGCCGAGGTGGGCCACGTCGAGACCACCGTGACCGCCCCGCCCGGCGAACGGCACGTCCGGACCCGGCAGGAGGTGCCGACCACGGCCCGACCCTTCATCGGCGAGGTGCTGCGCTGCCGAGCGGCCGGCTGA